From a single Sediminibacterium sp. KACHI17 genomic region:
- a CDS encoding DsbA family protein produces the protein MTPTLFYCYDAYCGWCYGFSPVMKQIQENYPQLPIEVLSSGMILPEEPVSIAVTAGYIQKAYKTVEEYTGITFGPDYLWHINNPDLSDWFPHSEKPAIALCIFKEFYPDQQVAFASDLQYALHFEGRDLTDDEAYRHLLEKYSINPETFYEKLKSDTYKEQAYYEFSLVKQLQVTGYPCVLIQISESKFHLLARGYTDYETLKSRLDNVLNEIGQTS, from the coding sequence ATGACTCCTACTCTCTTCTACTGCTACGATGCTTATTGCGGCTGGTGTTATGGCTTTAGTCCGGTAATGAAACAAATTCAGGAAAACTATCCTCAACTACCAATTGAGGTATTATCTAGTGGCATGATCTTACCGGAAGAGCCTGTTTCCATTGCCGTTACAGCCGGTTACATTCAGAAAGCATACAAGACGGTAGAAGAATATACCGGAATCACATTCGGACCTGATTATCTATGGCATATCAACAATCCTGACCTTAGTGATTGGTTTCCACATTCCGAAAAACCAGCGATCGCACTTTGTATTTTCAAAGAATTTTATCCTGACCAGCAGGTCGCATTTGCATCGGATCTACAATATGCTTTACACTTTGAAGGTCGCGACCTTACTGATGATGAAGCATACAGACATTTACTGGAAAAATACAGTATCAATCCTGAGACCTTTTATGAGAAACTCAAAAGCGATACTTATAAGGAACAGGCTTATTATGAATTCTCATTGGTGAAGCAGTTACAAGTGACCGGTTATCCATGTGTGCTGATACAGATCAGCGAATCAAAATTTCATTTGCTGGCAAGAGGATATACTGATTACGAAACGCTGAAAAGCAGACTGGATAATGTTTTAAATGAGATCGGCCAGACTTCGTAA